The Anopheles coluzzii chromosome 2, AcolN3, whole genome shotgun sequence genome window below encodes:
- the LOC120950915 gene encoding uncharacterized protein C16C10.8-like, producing MVVFICNKCGESLKKQVVGAHASRCKGINVSCMDCQKDFTATTYNEHTSCISEAEKYSAKGFVPKVQKGAKKQESWVEMVRSIAQKHKNMSAGVRSVFNFIERTDNIPRKQKGFLNFFQNSCRIISRQDVEAAWALIEKEMKAEKEKEANGAQNGTDAPKQNGTAAAAGAGAVQNGKPQKRKPTEEVVESGEPEQKKQKKKKAKKEKAQNGNEVEVPAENGTADGETAKNGTPQKRKAEAVESSEPTEQSKKKKKKKKGKKDKNQEVEVPTENGTSADGDNAPAEEAEPTEQKKQKKKKAKKEKAQNGSVVEAEEEKEVAQPVTKQKKQKTPVAVENVQTSQESQPAAKQKKQKKSKV from the coding sequence ATGGTCGTCTTTATTTGTAACAAGTGTGGCGAGTCGCTGAAAAAGCAGGTCGTGGGTGCGCACGCCAGCCGGTGCAAGGGCATCAATGTGTCGTGCATGGATTGCCAGAAGGATTTCACCGCCACCACGTACAACGAGCACACGAGCTGCATCAGCGAGGCGGAAAAGTATTCCGCCAAAGGGTTCGTTCCGAAGGTGCAGAAGGGCGCCAAAAAGCAAGAGAGCTGGGTCGAAATGGTGCGCTCAATCgcgcaaaaacacaaaaatatgtcTGCGGGTGTCAGGAGCGTGTTTAACTTCATCGAGCGCACGGACAACATACCGCGCAAGCAGAAAGGTTTTCTAAACTTCTTCCAAAACTCCTGCCGCATCATTTCCCGGCAGGACGTGGAAGCGGCATGGGCGCTGATAGAGAAGGAGATGAAGGCCGAAAAGGAGAAGGAAGCTAACGGTGCGCAGAACGGAACAGACGCGCCAAAGCAGAATGGAACGGCAGCCGCAGCCGGTGCCGGTGCAGTTCAAAATGGAAAACCACAGAAGCGCAAGCCAACGGAAGAGGTCGTCGAATCGGGAGAACCGGAGCagaagaaacagaagaaaaagaaggcaaaGAAAGAGAAGGCTCAGAATGGTAACGAGGTAGAGGTACCAGCGGAGAATGGTACAGCCGACGGCGAGACTGCGAAGAACGGAACGCCCCAGAAGCGCAAGGCGGAAGCGGTCGAATCGAGCGAACCGACGGAAcagagcaaaaagaagaagaagaagaagaagggaaagaaggacAAGAATCAAGAGGTAGAGGTACCAACGGAGAATGGTACATCAGCTGATGGTGACAACGCACCGGCGGAGGAGGCCGAACCAACGGaacagaagaagcagaagaaaaagaaggcaaaaaaggaaaaggccCAAAATGGTAGTGTGGTAGAGGcggaggaggaaaaggaggtgGCCCAACCGGTCACTaagcagaagaagcagaaaacgcCAGTTGCTGTCGAAAACGTCCAGACCAGCCAAGAGTCCCAACCGGCCGCcaagcagaagaagcagaaaaaatcaaaagtgtgA